The following proteins come from a genomic window of Anabas testudineus chromosome 3, fAnaTes1.2, whole genome shotgun sequence:
- the baz2ba gene encoding bromodomain adjacent to zinc finger domain protein 2B isoform X5, with the protein MESGERLASPAPTLSAARTSSPAASSSSSSSSSSSPAPHSKSSLAPSPSALGSTLTTSGRLFGAAGEQPFIGSTLSSAFPLVNHPAFGALYTAGAGRPEFGGLGSLGMSTALAAHPQLGALSEWWRAAEAHGRGTAAFLPSFIGFPPFFTPHIQPNHSASPVQIRMPGKNSHAPPKGVNGAVNGSGVCPPTTQSGSFSAGSASVQASTKATKNSDTTNTHLSSPQNNPAEVVEKPIQKPKEKKPRKKAADNSAASNSESGTSSDSSSDGSLSSDLEDLAEDDEDDDDDDEDDEEEDKHSELSDSEKRTRKNTKVLIPSTGTAKTDRPLSGERREKKDAKARKVTSNPPTLVPLPCSVSPPALSQNSPLALHGSRSRTEPQQHFSVIQSTGLAANSKPMALLTQPRRESSPSSSPIALTTSPKALASTASPKPPKLLPSSSPQHLPLSLCSSPKPLSVPSPPRSTLPLSTSPKPFGLTSSVTSSQKSSRKSPQHTVIGAAKSNKRKLLEASLAQINEFRLKQTLMSQGQTFPADQKRHQQGPNKSPKRTSLSSSPLPPAPSATPQNNHSNLFLSSALLGLPEPHHPNGVIQSTTQDAPLALITKPRKNSASQGKSPQCDSDAGSMPVNLSTGASRTQATTHAGPQSQPPTTSPNATGHGSRKNKTPKGKGQTPGLGQGQADPLSAWKGFSQNHLVQSLVDLFRGGESGIGIPGVSIPGVGIPGVGIPGTCNPTAGLPANKESDDSGDDDDDEDDDLEEEEDDEDSDDSLSESDSNSDSDISGKKAKELKLLPSGSSKKEMTPRRLTKGPELLNTSANHTATSCSPLNLQVIKTPTIVTSSSALGYHSSPGSSSYSLASPLGLGKRKRVMDEKELMTPLELGWRRETRIKSVAGRPQGEVAYYAPCGKKLRQYPDVMKYLSRNGISGITRDNFSFSAKIRVGDFYEAREGPQGLQWSLLKEEEVIPRILAMEGRRGRPPNSERQSAGEGAKGTRRRKGRPPNVGDPLAPEGPSPSEVKLLRKLEAQEIARQAAQMKLMRKLEKQALARAAKEARKQQAIMAAEERRKQKEQIKILKQQEKIKRIQQIRMEKELRAQQILEAKRKKKEEAANAKILEAEKRIKEKELRRQQAEILKHQERERRRQHVMLMKAVEARKKAEERERLRQEKRDEKRLNKERKLEQRRLELEIARELKKPNEDMCLSDHKPLPEFSRIPGLILPGRAVSDCLMLMQFLRGFGKVLGLDLNVDVPTLGMLQEGLLNVGDSMGQVQDLLVKLLSLAVCDPGLPPGQKTKTMLGDHLTNVGINRDNVSEVLQMYMGAHCANTELAPLALSLKTKAFQAHTPAQKASILGFLANELACSKAVISEIDKNLDQMANMRKDKIIMEGKLKKLKTIYAKRTGKREASMGVEENQSVGTPSSAAKRKRKLGGDSDDDDDDDDDSDDQAEEDEDEEEEDMKKVKKVETYDEDDVDQATSLEELEKQIEKLAKQHHQTRRKLFEISHSLRSMMYGQDRYRRRYWVLPHCGGVFIEAMESGEAPEELEEERQRRRRAAEEVKVKEEPQEIELQKEKPTNHDGQSIRTQGLEQQKEDEKEHEGKKNSPALFYQQPGCVSKLCTVRDVHKDISRETVKAEGKESSHVRQNGSPMGNNTATILTSSSPTHNTSEAAVATTSSMVTADDTTNIPPPASASLAVPCLAPRESPGNTPPTSSPVPSPHLSFQANDQLLRVLTERSGHWFSLLPRNPCDLSSITTTPPGAPRMSPPQESSTPARPKSPPPSPALPLTPSAASASASPHHPAGLLNYPLSAFQVKSGGSLLGVSFGSWPSGMISPSLPLCSSPNPMLGHSLEGNTAASVSSKSESPLPRIEKTSSMPSPALEMPKSLDHSMPRPIPEEMLTGWWRVSDIEELRALVSALHTRGIREKGLQRQMQKYMEIIPQVCTKHKDVAMIELRELEESQVSVESVRGWCVEEQAMEMDIAVLQQVEELERKVTAASLQVKQGWTYPDPQSEREDLVYYEHKPPTTKSMAASTNGGDKDSKDSKEHPDERGEKGGLMRHPDNPLDIAVTRLADLERNIERRYLRSPLGTTIQIRLDNVGTVTVPAPAPSTSADREGGEEEVAHGMKVWRRALSEVRSAAQLAMCIQQLQKSIAWERSIMKVYCQMCKKGDNEDLLLLCDGCDKGCHTYCHKPKITSIPEGDWYCPACISKASGPSPKSKKPPSKPVAASAGGGKKGGEAKKNGKQTGNGDVSEDDSASATSTPKKGAKDTSRKRKTEETSPVLSASNQESPVCVKRAKTARDNNRDLGLCRVLLAELERHQDAWPFLTPVNLKSVPGYKKVIKKPMDFSTIREKLVSSQYQNLETFIIDVNLVFDNCEKFNEDNSDIGRAGHNMRKFFEKRWTELLKQTN; encoded by the exons ATGGAGTCTGGAGAGCGGCTGGCCTCCCCTGCGCCCACCCTGTCTGCTGCTCGCACCTCCTCCCCTGcggcctcttcctcctcctcttcttcctcttcgtCATCCCCCGCTCCCCACTCTAAGAGCAGTCTGGCCCCGAGCCCTTCAGCACTGGGATCCACCCTCACCACCTCTG GCCGTCTGTTTGGAGCAGCAGGAGAGCAGCCATTCATTGGCTCCACATTGTCAAGTGCCTTCCCTCTGGTCAACCACCCAGCCTTCGGAGCCCTCTACACTGCCGGAGCGGGCAGGCCTGAGTTTGGAGGCCTGGGCTCCCTGGGCATGTCAACTGCTCTGGCTGCTCACCCCCAGTTAGGAGCTCTTTCTG AGTGGTGGCGAGCTGCTGAAGCCCATGGACGGGGAACTGCTGCCTTTCTCCCTTCTTTCATTGGCTTCCCTCCATTCTTCACCCCTCACATTCAGCCAAACCACAGCGCCAGTCCTGTCCAGATCAGGATGCCCGGCAAGAATAGCCATGCCCCACCCAAAG GGGTGAATGGGGCAGTGAACGGTAGTGGCGTCTGTCCTCCCACCACACAGTCAGGGAGCTTTTCTGCAGGTTCGGCCTCTGTTCAGGCATCGACCAAGGCAACCAAAAATTCAGACACCACTAATACTCACCTTAGCAGCCCTCAGAACAATCCAGCAGAAGTGGTGGAAAAGCCAATTCAGAAACCTAAAGAGAAG AAGCCACGAAAGAAGGCAGCAGACAATTCTGCGGCAAGCAACAGTGAATCAGGAACATCCTCGGACAGCTCAAGTGACGGGTCCCTCAGCAGTGATCTGGAAGACTTAgcagaggatgatgaagatgatgatgacgacgatgaggatgatgaagaagaggacaAACACAGTGAATTATCCGACTCTGAGAAGCGGACAAGGAAGaacacaaag GTTTTGATACCCAGCACTGGAACTGCAAAAACTGACAGACCACTCTCTGGGGAGCGCCGGGAAAAGAAAGACGCCAAAGCCCGGAAGGTCACCTCCAACCCCCCAACCCTTGTGCCCTTACCCTGCTCTGTCTCCCCTCCTGCCTTGTCCCAAAACTCTCCTCTGGCCCTGCACGGCTCCAGATCCCGGACAGAGCCACAGCAACACTTCAGTGTGATTCAGTCCACTGGCCTGGCTGCCAACTCAAAACCCATGGCACTCCTTACTCAGCCCCGCAGGGAGTCTTCACCGTCTTCCTCCCCCATAGCCCTCACCACATCTCCAAAGGCACTTGCCAGCACGGCATCTCCCAAACCTCCTAAACtgctgccctcctcctcccctcagcacctgcccctctctctctgctcttcccCTAAACCTCTCTCTGTTCCCTCTCCACCCCGCTCAACTCTTCCTCTGTCTACCTCCCCAAAACCTTTTGGTTTGACCTCATCTGTAACAAGCTCTCAGAAGTCCTCACGGAAGTCACCTCAGCACACCGTCATCGGCGCTGCCAAATCCAACAAAAGGAAACTGCTGGAAGCTTCACTTGCGCAGATCAATGAGTTCAGGCTCAAACAG aCTCTCATGTCCCAAGGGCAGACGTTCCCAGCTGACCAAAAGAGGCACCAGCAGGGGCCAAACAAGTCTCCCAAGAGGACGTCTCTGTCTTCATCGCCATTGCCACCCGCTCCGTCTGCTACACCCCAGAACAATCACTCCAACCTCTTCCTCTCGAGTGCCCTGCTAGGGCTCCCTGAACCACACCACCCCAATGGAGTCATCCAAAGTACCACTCAGGACGCACCTTTGGCCCTCATCACCAAACCTCGCAAAAACTCTGCCTCTCAAGGTAAGTCCCCTCAGTGTGACTCCGATGCTGGGTCCATGCCTGTCAATCTGAGCACAGGGGCGAGTAGGACCCAAGCAACTACCCATGCTGGGCCTCAGTCACAGCCCCCCACTACCTCACCCAATGCCACAGGCCATGGATCCAGGAAGAACAAGACCCCGAAGGGTAAGGGACAGACACCAGGGCTCGGGCAGGGACAAGCAGACCCTTTATCTGCCTGGAAGGGCTTCTCTCAGAACCACCTGGTACAGTCTCTAGTGGATTTGTTTCGTGGAGGAGAGTCTGGGATTGGGATTCCTGGAGTTAGTATCCCTGGAGTCGGAATTCCTGGAGTGGGGATCCCTGGTACATGTAACCCCACAGCTGGTCTCCCTGCTAACAAGGAATCTGATGACtcaggagatgatgatgatgatgaggatgatgaccttgaggaggaggaggacgatgaAGACTCAGATGATAGTCTGTCAG AGTCTGACAGCAACTCAGACAGTGACATCTCCGGAAAGAAAGCGAAGGAGCTAAAGCTGCTGCCGTCTGGATCATCTAAGAAGGAGATGACTCCCCGCAGGCTAACCAAAGGCCCAGAACTACTGAACACCTCAGCCAATCACACCGCCACCAGCTGCTCCCCTCTCAACCTACAGGTCATCAAGACTCCCACCATTGTCACCAGCTCCAGTGCCTTGGGCTATCACAGCTCTCCGGGCTCATCGTCCTACAGCCTAGCCTCTCCATTAG gcttggggaagagaaagagggtgATGGACGAGAAGGAACTAATGACTCCTCTGGAGCTGGG GTGGCGGAGAGAAACGAGAATCAAATCTGTGGCTGGGCGCCCACAGGGAGAGGTGGCCTACTACGCCCCGTGTGGCAAGAAACTAAGGCAGTACCCAGATGTGATGAAG TATCTATCCAGAAATGGAATAAGTGGCATCACGCGTGATAATTTTAGCTTCAGTGCAAAGATAAGGGTTGGTGACTTCTATGAAGCCAGAGAAGGACCCCAG GGTTTACAGTGGAGCCTGTTAAAGGAAGAGGAGGTCATTCCTCGTATTTTGGCGATGGAAGGCCGTAGGGGGCGCCCTCCAAATTCAGAGCGCCAGTCGGCGGGCGAAGGCGCTAAAGGTACTCGACGGAGGAAGGGGCGACCCCCTAATGTGGGTGATCCATTGGCACCTGAGGGCCCCAGTCCAAGTGAGGTCAAACTTCTGCGCAAACTAGAGGCTCAAG AAATAGCCCGACAGGCTGCACAGATGAAACTGATGAGAAAACTGGAAAAGCAGGCGCTGGCACGTGCTGCCAAAGAAGCTCGGAAACAGCAGG CTATCATGGCAGCAGAGGAGCGGAGGAAGCAGAAAGAACAGATCAAGATTCTCAAGCAGCAG gaaaagATCAAGCGTATTCAGCAGATTCGTATGGAGAAGGAACTCAGAGCACAGCAAATTTTGGAG GCCAAAcggaaaaagaaggaagaagccGCCAATGCTAAAATACTGGAGGCTGAAAAACGGATAAAG GAGAAAGAGTTGAGGAGACAGCAGGCAGAGATTCTCAAACACCAG gagagggagagaaggcgGCAACATGTAATGCTGATGAAGGCTGTTGAGGCTCGCAAGAAAGCAGAG GAGCGTGAACGCTTGCGGCAGGAGAAAAGGGACGAGAAGCGTCTGAACAAAGAGCGTAAACTGGAGCAACGGAGGCTTGAGCTGGAGATAGCGAGGGAACTGAAGAAGCCAAATGAAGACATGTGTCTGTCTGATCATAAG CCTCTGCCCGAGTTCTCCCGGATTCCCGGACTTATCCTGCCAGGACGTGCCGTGTCGGACTGCCTGATGCTTATGCAGTTCCTGCGGGGCTTTGGGAAGGTTTTGGGGCTTGATTTGAATGTGGATGTGCCCACACTGGGCATGCTGCAGGAGGGCTTGCTCAATGTTGGGGACAGCATGGGCCAAGTCCAAGACCTTCTGGTCAAACTGCTTTCTCTGGCAGTCTGTGATCCTGGTTTACCTCCTGGGCAAAAG ACTAAAACCATGCTGGGGGACCACCTGACCAACGTTGGCATCAACAGGGATAATGTTTCTGAGGTGCTACAGATGTACATGGGAGCCCATTGTGCCAATACAGAACTGGCTCCTCTGGCCCTCAGTCTGAAGACTAAGGCCTTCCAGGCACACACGCCTGCTCAGAAAGCCTCAATCCTGGGTTTTCTCGCTAACGAGCTCGCCTGCAGCAAAGCCGTTATCAG TGAGATTGACAAGAACCTGGATCAGATGGCAAACATGAGGAAAGACAAGATCATTATGGAGGGAAAACTGAAGAA GTTGAAAACCATTTACGCCAAACGTACTGGGAAAAGGGAGGCCAGTATGGGTGTGGAAGAAAACCAGTCTGTTGGCACGCCTTCCTCTGCCGCCAAGCGCAAGAGAAAGTTGGGTGgagacagtgatgatgatgacgacgacgatGACGACAGCGATGACCAGGCagaggaggacgaggatgaggaggaggaagacatgAAGAAGGTTAAAAAGGTGGAGACATATGatgag GATGATGTTGACCAGGCCACCAGTCTCgaggagctggagaaacagATAGAGAAATTAGCCaag CAACATCATCAGACCAGAAGAAAGCTGTTTGAGATATCTCATTCTCTGCGCTCCATGATGTATGGCCAGGACCGTTACCGCCGCCGATACTGGGTGCTTCCCCACTGTGGAGGAGTCTTCATTGAAGCCATGGAGAGTGGCGAAG CTCCAGAGGAACTCGAGGAGGAgcgacagaggaggaggagagcagcagaggaggtcAAGGTCAAAGAAGAACCTCAGGAGATTGAGTTGCAGAAGGAGAAACCCACCAACCATGATGGGCAGAGCATCCGAACACAAGGCTTAGAGCAACAGAAAGAAGACGAAAAGGAGCACGAAGGGAAGAAAAACTCCCCGGCTCTCTTCTACCAGCAACCAGGCTGTGTATCCAAACTGTGCACAGTCCGCGATGTGCACAAGGACATTAGCAGAGAAACTGTGAAGGCAGAGGGCAAGGAGAGTTCCCATGTGAGACAGAACGGCAGCCCCATGGGCAATAACACTGCTACCATACTAACATCATCCTCCCCTACTCATAATACCTCTGAGGCAGCAGTAGCAACAACCTCCTCCATGGTGACTGCTGATGACACTACAAACATCCCTCCCCCAGCCTCAGCTTCTTTAGCCGTACCTTGTCTAGCCCCACGTGAAAGCCCAGGGAACACCCCTCCAACTTCATCCCCTGTCCCATCTCCACACCTCTCATTCCAAGCCAACGACCAGCTGCTCAGAGTCCTGACAGAGAGGAGCGGACACTGGTTCAGTCTGCTCCCACGCAACCCCTGTGACCTCTCTTCCATCACCACAACTCCTCCAGGAGCACCCCGCATGTCTCCTCCTCAGGAGTCCTCCACTCCAGCCAGACCCAAGTCCCCACCTCCGTCCCCTGCCCTGCCTCTAACACCTTCTGCTGCCTCAGCCTCTGCCAGCCCACACCACCCAGCTGGCCTCCTCAACTACCCACTATCAGCCTTCCAG GTTAAGTCAGGTGGTTCATTGCTAGGAGTTTCTTTTGGGAGCTGGCCCAGCGGTATGATTAGTCCCAGCCTGCCTCTGTGCAGCAGCCCCAACCCCATGCTGGGTCATTCTCTAGagggaaacacagcagcaagtGTCTCCAGTAAGAGTGAATCACCTTTACCTCGCATTGAGAAAACTTCATCCATGCCCTCTCCTGCTCTGGAAATGCCCAAATCCCTTGACCACTCCATGCCTCGGCCCATCCCAGAAG AGATGCTGACAGGGTGGTGGCGGGTGTCTGACATTGAAGAGCTGAGGGCTTTAGTCAGTGCTCTCCACACCCGAGGCATCAGAGAGAAGGGCCTCCAGAGGCAGATGCAGAAATACATGGAAATCATCCCCCAGGTCTGCACCAAACACAAAGACG TGGCCATGATCGAGCTGCGTGAACTGGAGGAAAGCCAGGTCAGTGTGGAGTCGGTGCGAGGCTGGTGTGTTGAGGAGCAGGCTATGGAGATGGACATTGCTGTGCTGCAACAGGTAGAGGAACTGGAGAGGAAGGTCACAGCAGCCAGCCTGCAAGTGAAG CAGGGCTGGACATATCCTGACCCTCAGTCTGAGAGGGAGGACCTGGTGTATTACGAGCACAAGCCCCCCACCACCAAATCCATGGCAGCGTCCACAAACGGAGGAGACAAGGACTCCAAGGACTCCAAGGAGCATCCAGATGAGCGAGGAGAGAAGGGCGGGTTGATGCGTCACCCGGACAACCCGTTGGACATAGCAGTGACACGTCTGGCTGATCTGGAACGCAACATCGAGAGAAGGTACCTGAGGAGCCCCTTAGGTACCACCATTCAGATCAGGCTGGATAATGTGGGTACGGTCACTGTCCCTGCCCCCGCCCCATCCACTAGTGCTGACAGGGAAGG TGGTGAGGAAGAAGTGGCCCATGGGATGAAGGTTTGGAGAAGGGCCTTGAGTGAAGTGCGCAGTGCTGCCCAGTTGGCCATGTGTATCCAGCAACTGCAGAAGTCTATCGCCTGGGAGCGTTCCATCATGAAAGTG TACTGTCAGATGTGCAAGAAGGGAGATAATGAGGAccttctcctgctgtgtgatgGCTGTGACAAAGGCTGCCACACTTACTGTCACAAACCCAAGATTACCAGTATCCCAGAGGGTGACTGGTACTGCCCAGCCTGCATATCCAAG GCAAGTGGTCCATCCCCAAAAAGCAAAAAACCTCCAAGCAAACCAGTAGCAGCCAGTGCAGGAGGTGGTAAGAAAGGTGGAGAGGCGAAGAAGAATGGGAAGCAGACAGGCAATGGCGATGTGTCTGAGGATGACTCAGCCAGTGCCACCAGCACGCCCAAGAAAGGTGCAAAAGACAccagcaggaagaggaaaacagaggagacCTCCCCTGTTCTGTCAGCATCCAATCAGGAGAGCCCTGTATGTGTGAAGCGAGCCAAGACGGCTAGAGACAACAACAGGGACTTGGGTTTATGCAG GGTACTCCTTGCTGAGTTGGAGCGGCATCAGGATGCATGGCCTTTTCTCACTCCCGTCAACCTGAAATCGGTCCCTGGCTACAAGAAGGTCATCAAGAAGCCGATGGACTTCTCCACTATACGTGAGAAGCTTGTGAGCAGCCA gtatCAAAACCTGGAGACTTTCATCATTGACGTTAACTTGGTTTTTGATAACTGCGAAAAATTCAATGAAGACAACTC